In Methylomonas sp. ZR1, one DNA window encodes the following:
- a CDS encoding EAL domain-containing protein: protein MRIPNLSHSTDFPVPDNETQSITLVSPLVLLIQIGVLSLLMFAGGWLGGKMIIPPGYASPLWPPAGIALAALFMGGRRLWPGIWLGAAFSNFLVTIDFSGQLTAQTAMSSFAIGGGSALQALAALALSKAYVEPGLPKLDSPAAILKFFVLAGPVACLIAPSVGGAVLYSLDLMSQAQLWSSWRNWWVGDSLGVMIVTPLLFCYFGRPRALWQARRLSVALPLLGTLLGLVLVFLQAFQAERARIQQAFDSRAAELDRLLAEYAIDVIDSTLALRDVFLASGQVSRAEFSVFSQGILQRHPEIQALEWLPLITQADLPAFEQAVRAEGFPDFRVIERDSAGQLVHASARQEYFPIMFVEPMAGNEKAFGFDSMTNPLSRQAKILARASGKPTASQKLTLMQRDDTDPGILVSIPVRRHSTGGDVLDITGYVSAILLLAKMVETVTRGLNTDTLGISIDDLSAPAGQTALYVKPVRKPVSLNYDLKKWQHNFAFVDRNWQITVTPDSDFVNEQGSSLPLITLIGGLCFTSLLSILLLIISGRTASVQALVEERTQALADAVAELETAANIAKESELKLRTIVDSEPECVKLLGRDGSLVQMNRAGLDMIEAETLEQAQQGRMEDLVLPKYRAAFKKLTRRVFAGASGTLEFEIVGLKGRQRWFDTHAVPMRDAEGNIVALLGLTRDITERKQAEEHLKLAARVFSEAHEGILITDPGGIIVDVNPTFSEITGYSRAEVICRNPSLLQSGKYGADFYRDMWQALHEAQHWQGELWNRKKNGELYAEWLTVSALCDADGKVTHYIGLFSDVTQAKQQQQMLELFAHYDPLTRLPNRILFADRLNQAIAHSKRENTLLAICFLDLDGFKPVNDQFGHDIGDRVLVEVAERIKSAIREEDSVSRHGGDEFALLLGDIDSIEQCEQAIMRIHRAIAQPYVIDDQPISVGASSGFTVYPLDDADADALLRHADYAMYQAKLAGKNRCQLFDASHDQQIMHRHQQLRDIEAAFLNNELCMYYQPKVDIKSGQVKGVEALIRWLHPQRGMVPPLEFLPVIASTDLEIRIGNWVIAQACEQLAGWHARGLPLEVSVNISSYHLLWSGIGAYIEDTLRLHPELDARYLQLEILESTALDDLSAVNRIITSCREQLGISVALDDFGTGYSSLTHLRHLSVDTVKIDQTFVRDMLDDPDDYAIIDSVINLSQAFSREVVAEGVESQEQGIVLLLLGCHLLQGYAIARPMPASAIADWVIAYRPFDDWQIYADAELSAEQVDIAIRRFDTRQWLQRVQACLFAEPQAAVKSWPIMDQRRTHLGRWLKQVQHDRQYAQDWLEHIEQLQRQLHVLAESLLKRCETGQRDAAQAGFNDLRAIQQQIDDMLILYTPLPNLDAM, encoded by the coding sequence ATGCGCATCCCCAATTTGTCTCATTCAACAGATTTTCCGGTGCCGGATAACGAGACACAAAGTATCACGCTCGTCAGCCCGTTGGTTTTACTGATACAAATCGGCGTACTGAGTTTGCTGATGTTTGCCGGCGGCTGGCTGGGCGGCAAAATGATCATTCCGCCCGGCTATGCCAGTCCGCTATGGCCGCCAGCCGGCATCGCACTGGCTGCGCTATTTATGGGTGGCCGCAGGCTTTGGCCCGGAATCTGGCTGGGTGCGGCGTTCAGCAATTTTCTGGTGACTATTGATTTTTCCGGTCAATTGACCGCTCAAACCGCGATGTCGTCTTTTGCCATTGGCGGCGGCAGCGCCTTGCAGGCGTTGGCGGCTCTGGCTTTATCCAAAGCCTACGTAGAACCGGGTTTGCCCAAATTGGATAGTCCGGCCGCCATCCTCAAGTTTTTTGTCCTGGCCGGGCCGGTAGCCTGTCTGATCGCGCCCAGCGTAGGCGGAGCCGTACTTTATTCATTGGACTTGATGAGTCAGGCACAACTCTGGTCGTCCTGGCGAAACTGGTGGGTTGGCGACAGTTTGGGCGTGATGATTGTGACGCCGCTTTTGTTTTGTTATTTCGGACGCCCCCGTGCGCTTTGGCAGGCGCGGCGTTTGAGTGTCGCGCTCCCGTTACTGGGCACGCTGCTGGGCTTGGTGCTGGTATTTTTGCAAGCCTTTCAAGCGGAACGCGCACGCATTCAACAAGCTTTCGACAGTCGGGCTGCCGAGTTAGACCGGCTGCTGGCGGAATATGCAATCGATGTAATCGATAGTACGTTGGCGCTAAGAGATGTATTTCTGGCATCCGGGCAGGTAAGCAGAGCCGAATTTAGCGTGTTTTCCCAGGGTATCCTGCAACGTCATCCGGAAATCCAGGCCCTGGAATGGCTACCGCTGATCACTCAAGCCGATTTACCGGCCTTCGAACAAGCGGTACGCGCCGAAGGATTTCCTGATTTTCGCGTCATCGAACGGGATAGTGCCGGTCAATTGGTGCATGCAAGTGCCCGGCAGGAGTATTTTCCGATCATGTTTGTGGAGCCGATGGCCGGCAACGAAAAAGCCTTCGGCTTCGATTCCATGACAAATCCTCTTAGCCGGCAAGCAAAAATCCTGGCCCGCGCCAGCGGTAAACCCACCGCCTCGCAAAAACTGACGCTAATGCAGCGTGACGATACCGATCCCGGTATTTTGGTGTCCATTCCGGTTCGCCGGCATAGCACCGGCGGCGACGTCTTGGATATTACCGGCTATGTCTCGGCAATCTTACTGCTGGCCAAAATGGTGGAAACAGTCACCAGGGGGCTCAACACCGATACGCTGGGTATCAGCATTGATGACCTCAGCGCGCCCGCCGGACAAACGGCTTTGTATGTAAAACCGGTACGCAAACCGGTGTCGTTAAACTACGACTTAAAAAAATGGCAGCATAATTTTGCGTTTGTGGATCGTAATTGGCAGATTACCGTCACGCCGGACAGCGATTTCGTCAACGAACAAGGTTCATCGCTACCTTTGATTACTTTGATCGGCGGGCTCTGTTTTACCAGCTTGCTGAGTATTTTATTGTTGATCATCAGCGGCAGAACCGCCTCCGTGCAAGCTTTGGTGGAAGAGCGCACCCAGGCATTGGCTGACGCGGTTGCGGAATTGGAAACCGCCGCCAATATCGCCAAGGAATCGGAGTTAAAGCTGCGCACTATCGTCGATTCCGAACCGGAGTGCGTGAAACTGCTGGGGCGGGACGGCAGTTTAGTGCAAATGAACCGCGCCGGTCTGGACATGATAGAAGCCGAGACGCTGGAGCAAGCCCAACAAGGACGCATGGAGGATCTGGTATTGCCTAAGTACCGGGCAGCCTTTAAAAAATTGACTCGGCGGGTGTTTGCCGGCGCATCAGGCACACTGGAATTTGAAATCGTCGGCCTGAAAGGCCGGCAACGCTGGTTCGATACCCACGCTGTGCCAATGCGCGATGCGGAAGGCAATATCGTAGCCCTGCTGGGTTTGACCCGAGACATTACCGAACGCAAGCAGGCCGAGGAACATCTGAAACTGGCCGCGCGGGTATTCAGCGAGGCGCACGAAGGTATTTTAATTACCGATCCTGGCGGGATCATCGTCGATGTGAATCCGACTTTTTCCGAGATTACCGGCTATAGCCGCGCTGAAGTGATATGCCGAAACCCGAGCCTCTTGCAATCCGGTAAATACGGTGCGGATTTTTACCGGGATATGTGGCAAGCCTTGCATGAAGCGCAACATTGGCAAGGCGAATTGTGGAACCGCAAAAAAAACGGCGAGTTGTATGCTGAGTGGCTGACGGTTTCTGCTTTGTGTGATGCCGACGGCAAGGTCACTCACTATATCGGGCTATTTTCCGATGTCACCCAGGCCAAGCAGCAGCAACAGATGCTGGAATTGTTTGCCCATTACGATCCGCTCACCCGCCTGCCGAACCGGATTTTATTCGCTGATCGCTTGAATCAGGCCATCGCCCACAGCAAGCGGGAAAACACCTTGCTGGCGATTTGCTTCCTGGACCTGGACGGCTTCAAGCCGGTCAACGACCAATTCGGCCACGACATCGGCGACCGGGTGTTGGTGGAAGTGGCGGAACGGATCAAAAGCGCGATTCGCGAGGAAGACAGCGTATCCCGCCACGGTGGCGACGAATTCGCGCTACTACTGGGCGATATAGACTCGATTGAACAATGCGAGCAAGCCATCATGCGCATTCACCGGGCGATTGCCCAGCCGTATGTCATCGACGATCAGCCGATTTCGGTCGGCGCCAGCAGCGGTTTTACCGTATATCCGCTGGATGATGCCGACGCCGACGCCTTATTGCGGCATGCCGACTACGCGATGTACCAGGCTAAATTGGCCGGCAAAAACCGTTGCCAGTTGTTCGATGCCAGCCACGACCAACAAATCATGCATCGCCACCAACAACTGCGCGACATCGAAGCGGCGTTTTTAAACAACGAGTTGTGCATGTATTACCAGCCCAAGGTGGATATTAAATCCGGCCAGGTTAAAGGCGTGGAGGCCTTGATCCGTTGGCTGCATCCGCAGCGCGGCATGGTGCCGCCGTTGGAGTTTCTACCGGTGATTGCCTCCACCGATCTGGAAATCCGCATCGGCAATTGGGTGATCGCGCAAGCTTGCGAGCAGTTGGCGGGCTGGCATGCGCGCGGCTTGCCGTTGGAGGTCAGCGTCAACATCTCCTCCTATCATTTACTGTGGTCCGGGATAGGCGCTTATATCGAAGACACTTTACGCCTTCATCCGGAACTGGATGCCCGCTACCTGCAATTGGAAATTCTGGAAAGTACCGCATTGGATGATTTGTCGGCAGTAAACCGAATTATCACCAGCTGCCGCGAGCAACTGGGCATCAGCGTGGCCCTGGACGACTTCGGCACCGGCTACTCCTCGTTGACGCATTTGCGGCATCTGTCGGTAGATACCGTGAAAATCGATCAGACCTTTGTCCGTGACATGCTCGACGATCCCGACGACTACGCCATCATCGACAGCGTGATCAATCTCAGCCAGGCTTTTAGCCGGGAAGTCGTGGCGGAAGGCGTGGAAAGTCAGGAACAAGGTATCGTGCTGTTGCTGCTGGGCTGCCATCTGCTGCAAGGCTATGCCATTGCCCGGCCCATGCCTGCCTCGGCGATTGCCGACTGGGTGATTGCTTACCGGCCTTTCGACGACTGGCAAATTTATGCGGATGCCGAGCTGTCGGCGGAACAGGTTGACATAGCGATTCGCCGCTTCGACACCCGGCAGTGGTTGCAGCGGGTCCAGGCCTGCCTGTTCGCAGAGCCGCAAGCTGCCGTCAAAAGTTGGCCCATCATGGACCAGCGTCGTACCCATCTGGGCCGCTGGCTGAAGCAAGTACAACACGACCGACAGTATGCCCAGGATTGGCTGGAACATATCGAACAATTACAGCGGCAATTGCATGTCCTGGCCGAAAGTTTGCTGAAACGCTGCGAGACCGGCCAGCGCGATGCCGCGCAGGCGGGTTTTAACGATCTGCGGGCTATTCAGCAGCAAATCGACGACATGTTGATTTTGTATACCCCACTCCCCAATTTGGACGCGATGTAG
- a CDS encoding DUF4381 domain-containing protein, with translation MEPLPLKDIHLPDSVAFWPPAPGWWLLAVLLPLLIFLCRYFYKRIRRQTAVKTAGKLLSALRRDGGADARQTLVALSALLRRVAISTAPRSDAASLRGEAWLSYLDQSLPDAPFSQGPGRCLADGHYRQTPPADTELEALFELCERWLKQQAKKR, from the coding sequence ATGGAACCATTGCCTTTAAAAGATATTCATTTGCCCGATTCGGTGGCTTTTTGGCCGCCGGCGCCGGGCTGGTGGTTGTTAGCGGTATTGCTGCCGTTGTTGATTTTTTTGTGCCGGTATTTTTATAAACGTATCCGCCGGCAGACAGCGGTGAAAACCGCCGGCAAATTGTTATCCGCGCTTCGCCGGGATGGCGGTGCCGACGCCAGACAGACCTTGGTAGCTTTATCGGCTCTGTTGCGGCGCGTAGCCATCAGTACTGCGCCGCGCAGCGATGCGGCCAGCTTACGCGGCGAGGCCTGGCTTAGCTATTTGGATCAGTCATTGCCGGATGCACCGTTTAGCCAAGGCCCCGGCCGTTGCCTGGCCGACGGCCATTACCGGCAAACGCCGCCCGCCGATACCGAACTGGAGGCCTTGTTTGAATTGTGCGAACGCTGGTTGAAACAACAGGCGAAAAAACGATGA
- a CDS encoding MoxR family ATPase, with amino-acid sequence MTATSLSPSQAALQNLKTHINTQIIGQEVLVERMLIALLADGHLLVEGAPGLAKTRAINVLSQGIEADFHRVQFTPDLLPADLTGTEIYRPQQGSFEFQKGPLFHNLILADEINRAPAKVQAALLEAMAERQITVGKATYPLPPLFMVMATQNPIEQEGTYPLPEAQLDRFLLHVKIDYPNAEHEQAILHLARAEAKGALQNQDSAPPKVSQQALFAARGEVLDLYLADSLEQYLLQIVLATRNPGAYGQDLAGWIQYGASPRASIALDRCARAKAWLQQRDFVDPGDIQDMAYDVLRHRLILSYEAEAEGISSDYVIKELIARIAVP; translated from the coding sequence ATGACTGCGACAAGTCTCAGCCCCAGCCAAGCCGCCTTACAAAATCTCAAAACTCACATCAACACCCAGATCATCGGCCAGGAAGTGCTGGTTGAAAGGATGTTGATTGCCCTGCTGGCCGATGGTCATTTGCTGGTGGAAGGCGCACCAGGTCTAGCGAAAACCCGCGCCATCAACGTACTCAGCCAAGGCATAGAAGCCGACTTTCATCGCGTGCAATTTACCCCGGACTTATTACCGGCCGATTTGACCGGCACCGAGATTTACCGGCCGCAGCAAGGCAGTTTCGAGTTTCAGAAAGGTCCGTTGTTTCATAACTTAATCCTGGCCGACGAAATCAACCGCGCACCGGCTAAAGTCCAGGCCGCGTTACTGGAAGCCATGGCGGAACGGCAGATCACGGTCGGTAAAGCCACGTATCCGCTACCGCCCTTGTTCATGGTGATGGCGACGCAAAATCCTATTGAGCAGGAAGGCACTTACCCCTTACCGGAAGCGCAACTGGATAGATTTTTATTGCATGTAAAAATCGATTATCCCAATGCCGAACACGAGCAAGCCATCCTGCATCTGGCCCGTGCCGAGGCCAAGGGTGCTTTGCAAAACCAGGACAGCGCACCGCCTAAAGTGAGCCAGCAAGCCTTATTCGCCGCGCGCGGCGAAGTGTTGGATTTGTATCTGGCCGACAGCTTGGAGCAATATCTGCTGCAAATCGTGCTGGCGACCCGTAATCCCGGCGCTTATGGTCAGGATTTGGCCGGCTGGATTCAATACGGCGCCAGCCCGCGCGCCAGCATTGCCCTGGACCGCTGCGCGCGTGCCAAGGCCTGGCTGCAACAACGCGATTTTGTTGATCCCGGCGACATTCAAGATATGGCTTATGACGTGTTGCGCCACCGCCTGATTCTGTCCTACGAGGCTGAAGCCGAGGGCATTAGCAGCGATTATGTGATCAAAGAATTGATAGCCAGAATTGCCGTACCCTAA
- a CDS encoding dihydroorotase encodes MTKILIQNGRIIDPANNIDAIGSVCIADGKIVSVLEQSADFMPDQIIDANGQIVCPGFVDLSVRLREPGHTQKGNILSETRAALSAGVTSLCLPPDTKPCIDSPAVVEFIKDKAEKADYPQIYSIGALTQRLAGSELSAMFALKQAGCIAVSNASEPLGNLLILRRAMEYAATHDLLLMYRANEPALSGKGCAHEGAVASRYGLPGIPEAAESIALAQCLELAELTGCRVHISQISCKQSVIKLQQAKKYGLNVTADVAIHQLHLTEDHITPFDSNYHVLPPLRNAIDRQYLREGLVNGTIDAICSDHQPHDLDAKLGAFPETEAGVAALETLLPLTLALTQQHRIGLSQAIANLTCKPAHILGLASGTLTPGSAADVCIFDPQANWPVNRDNWLSAGCNTPYWQQTLTGRVTHTLLAGKPVYRLVELP; translated from the coding sequence ATGACCAAGATTTTGATTCAAAACGGCCGCATCATCGATCCGGCCAACAACATCGACGCCATCGGCTCGGTCTGTATTGCTGACGGCAAAATTGTCTCGGTGTTGGAGCAATCCGCCGATTTCATGCCAGATCAGATTATCGATGCCAACGGTCAAATCGTCTGCCCCGGCTTCGTCGATCTAAGTGTGCGCTTGCGCGAACCCGGCCATACCCAAAAAGGTAATATCCTCAGCGAAACTCGCGCCGCGCTTAGCGCAGGCGTCACCTCATTGTGCTTGCCGCCGGATACCAAACCCTGCATCGATAGTCCGGCGGTGGTCGAGTTCATCAAAGACAAAGCGGAAAAGGCCGACTACCCGCAAATCTATAGCATCGGTGCATTGACGCAGCGCTTGGCGGGCAGCGAACTCAGTGCGATGTTCGCGTTGAAACAGGCCGGCTGCATTGCCGTCAGCAACGCCAGCGAGCCGCTCGGCAATTTATTGATATTACGGCGGGCGATGGAATATGCCGCCACCCACGATTTATTATTGATGTATCGCGCCAATGAACCCGCCCTGTCCGGCAAGGGCTGCGCGCACGAGGGTGCGGTGGCCAGCCGCTACGGTTTACCTGGCATCCCGGAGGCGGCCGAATCGATTGCGTTGGCCCAATGCCTGGAGTTGGCGGAGTTGACCGGCTGCCGGGTGCATATTAGTCAAATCAGCTGCAAACAATCGGTGATCAAATTGCAGCAGGCCAAAAAATACGGCCTGAATGTGACGGCCGATGTGGCGATTCACCAGTTACATTTAACCGAAGACCACATCACCCCATTCGACAGCAACTACCATGTGTTGCCGCCGCTACGTAACGCCATCGACCGCCAATATCTGCGCGAGGGTCTGGTTAATGGCACCATCGACGCGATCTGCTCCGATCACCAACCGCACGACTTGGATGCCAAACTCGGCGCTTTTCCGGAAACCGAAGCGGGCGTGGCTGCACTGGAAACCCTGTTGCCATTGACGCTGGCACTGACCCAACAACATCGCATCGGTTTGTCGCAAGCTATCGCCAATCTAACCTGCAAACCTGCACACATTTTAGGCCTGGCTAGCGGCACATTAACGCCGGGTTCTGCGGCCGATGTGTGTATTTTCGATCCGCAAGCCAATTGGCCGGTTAATCGCGACAACTGGCTTAGCGCCGGTTGCAATACGCCGTATTGGCAGCAGACCTTGACTGGGCGCGTGACCCATACCTTGCTGGCCGGTAAGCCGGTGTATCGCTTGGTTGAGCTGCCGTGA
- a CDS encoding DUF58 domain-containing protein codes for MNKSPATDNHRVTVTLKALVDLAKPAGMLSLGHANIRAAQSGNYLSHLKGRGMAFDETRLYQPGDDVRRIDWRVTARTDKPHSKIFKEERERPMFIAVDYRATMAFATRGVFKSVQAARLAGLLAWAALKQGDRIGGQIFSDDGCQEVKPQTGKPALLRFLNALVNPDYNGAAVVNLAQPLGRLLHHARPGSRVYILSDFRGMNSAAENHLANLARHCEVVLVHIADPLESSLPTQGRYRFTDGWREVLFDSGDKQRLQAYRQRFQDRQAYLQKLANKLRLTLIPCTTQQMPLDALNGTRARPAA; via the coding sequence ATGAATAAATCGCCAGCGACCGACAACCACCGGGTGACGGTCACTCTAAAAGCCTTGGTGGATCTGGCCAAGCCGGCCGGCATGCTCAGTCTGGGGCACGCCAATATCCGCGCCGCGCAAAGCGGTAATTATCTCTCGCATCTGAAGGGCCGCGGCATGGCCTTCGACGAAACCCGGCTCTACCAACCCGGCGATGACGTTCGGCGCATCGATTGGCGCGTCACGGCCCGCACCGATAAGCCCCACAGCAAGATTTTCAAGGAAGAACGGGAAAGGCCCATGTTCATTGCCGTGGATTACCGCGCCACCATGGCATTTGCTACGCGCGGCGTGTTCAAATCCGTGCAGGCTGCCCGCTTGGCCGGTTTACTGGCTTGGGCGGCACTGAAGCAAGGCGACCGCATCGGCGGGCAGATTTTCAGCGATGACGGTTGCCAGGAAGTAAAACCGCAAACCGGCAAACCGGCACTGTTACGCTTCTTAAACGCCCTGGTCAATCCGGATTACAACGGCGCGGCCGTGGTCAATCTGGCGCAGCCTCTGGGCAGATTACTGCATCATGCCCGGCCCGGCAGCCGGGTGTATATTCTCAGCGATTTTCGCGGGATGAATAGCGCGGCCGAAAATCATCTGGCCAATCTGGCCCGGCATTGCGAGGTGGTGTTGGTACACATCGCCGATCCGCTGGAAAGCAGTTTACCGACCCAAGGCCGCTACCGCTTTACCGACGGCTGGCGCGAAGTGCTGTTCGATAGCGGTGACAAACAGCGCCTGCAAGCTTATCGGCAGCGCTTCCAAGACCGGCAGGCGTATCTGCAAAAGCTGGCCAATAAGCTGCGTCTCACCTTGATACCCTGCACGACTCAGCAAATGCCTTTGGACGCATTGAACGGCACCCGCGCGCGTCCGGCGGCCTAA
- a CDS encoding VWA domain-containing protein: MIELYWPWLLSLLPLPLLLRWLLPARAIAQQAALKVPFLDDLGPSETRVVSSERRWPLWLAAFAWACLLLAAARPQWLGEPIEQAVSGRDLMLAVDVSGSMQEEDFIIGKQRVDRLTAIKQVAGDFIQRRVGDRLGLILFGTQAYLHVPLTFDRKTVQTLLHEAFIGITEDDPKTSIGDAIGLAIKRLQQQQDASRVLILLTDGANTAGELTPIKAAELAAEHKLKIYTIGIGADEVLVRSLFGTRRVNPSADLDEKTLTAIADTTGGHYFRARNTEELEKIYRMLDQLEPVEKDKQYFRPRSELFYWPLGLALLLTGCLTLARLRWS; this comes from the coding sequence ATGATCGAATTGTATTGGCCCTGGTTGCTATCTCTATTGCCACTACCGCTGCTATTGCGTTGGCTGTTGCCCGCGCGCGCCATCGCCCAGCAGGCAGCATTGAAAGTACCGTTTCTGGATGATCTTGGTCCCAGCGAAACGCGGGTGGTCAGCAGCGAACGGCGTTGGCCTTTATGGCTGGCAGCTTTTGCCTGGGCCTGTTTACTGTTGGCCGCCGCGCGTCCGCAATGGCTCGGCGAACCCATTGAGCAAGCGGTCAGCGGCCGCGACTTGATGCTGGCGGTGGACGTTTCCGGCAGCATGCAGGAAGAAGATTTCATCATCGGCAAGCAGCGCGTGGACCGCTTAACCGCCATCAAGCAAGTGGCCGGCGATTTTATACAACGCCGGGTCGGCGACCGCCTGGGCTTAATCCTGTTCGGCACGCAAGCTTACTTGCACGTGCCGTTAACCTTTGATCGCAAGACCGTGCAAACCTTGTTGCACGAGGCGTTTATCGGCATCACCGAGGATGACCCGAAAACCTCCATCGGCGACGCCATCGGCTTGGCGATCAAGCGCCTGCAACAACAGCAAGATGCCAGCCGCGTGTTGATTTTATTAACCGACGGCGCCAATACCGCCGGTGAATTAACGCCGATAAAAGCCGCTGAACTGGCCGCCGAACATAAGCTGAAAATCTACACGATAGGCATAGGTGCCGATGAAGTATTGGTGCGCAGCCTGTTCGGTACCCGCCGGGTCAATCCGTCCGCCGATCTGGACGAAAAAACCCTGACTGCGATTGCCGATACCACCGGCGGCCATTATTTCCGGGCGCGTAATACCGAAGAACTGGAAAAAATCTACCGGATGCTGGATCAGCTGGAGCCGGTTGAAAAAGACAAACAATATTTTCGGCCGCGCAGTGAGCTGTTTTATTGGCCGCTGGGATTGGCTTTGTTATTGACGGGATGCTTAACCTTGGCGCGCTTGAGGTGGTCATGA
- a CDS encoding TIGR00730 family Rossman fold protein produces MSCIKNRRTDGSTSSSIIDDLKGDQSWRIFRIISEFTEGFDELSGLCDAISIFGSARLPPEHFYYQKTVELAEMLSKEGFAVISGGGPGVMEAANKGAILHDQPSIGLNIELPMEQTPNPYQNISLNFRYFFVRKVMFVRYSIGYVCMPGGFGTLDEFFEALTLMQTHKIYPIPLVLFGSDFWSGLMDWMKAKMMEYGTISAEDLKLITVTDDPQEVVDIMVAHREWKDLQRKN; encoded by the coding sequence ATGAGTTGCATCAAAAACCGCCGCACCGACGGCTCGACCTCGTCCAGCATCATCGACGACCTGAAAGGCGATCAATCTTGGCGGATTTTTCGCATTATCAGCGAATTTACCGAGGGCTTCGACGAACTGTCCGGATTGTGCGACGCGATTTCGATTTTCGGTTCCGCCCGCTTGCCGCCCGAGCATTTTTATTATCAAAAAACCGTGGAACTGGCGGAAATGCTCAGCAAGGAAGGCTTTGCCGTGATCAGCGGTGGCGGGCCCGGCGTGATGGAAGCCGCCAACAAAGGCGCCATCCTGCACGATCAACCGTCTATCGGCTTGAACATCGAATTGCCGATGGAACAAACCCCCAATCCTTACCAAAACATTTCGCTGAATTTCCGTTATTTTTTCGTGCGCAAAGTGATGTTCGTGCGCTACTCGATCGGTTACGTATGTATGCCGGGCGGTTTCGGCACGCTGGATGAGTTTTTCGAAGCATTGACCTTGATGCAAACCCACAAGATCTATCCGATTCCATTGGTACTGTTCGGGAGCGATTTCTGGAGCGGTCTGATGGATTGGATGAAAGCCAAAATGATGGAATACGGCACCATTTCCGCGGAAGATTTAAAGCTGATTACCGTCACCGACGATCCGCAAGAAGTGGTCGACATTATGGTCGCGCATCGCGAGTGGAAAGATTTGCAGCGCAAAAATTAA